The Labrus mixtus chromosome 18, fLabMix1.1, whole genome shotgun sequence DNA segment CGTTTGACCCTTTCGAGGAACTGGCTTCACCCTCCCAtcgtctgtaaaaaaaaaaaagaacatttccaaTCAAGTTATTCaattattaaaaaggaaatacacacaaactaaactttAATGGTGATAGTTAAAACTCAGGTGAGAtctacttacatttttttagtgTGATGACAACACTGCCAGATGCTCTGCACTTCTGAAAGAGCCGTGTGAGCTCTGTAAGGAActagaaaacagaacaaacaattaTTTACACCCTAACCTCTTTTTTGTATCAGTCCTTTATAAATCATCAATCTTTCTTCTTTCGTGTTACTTTTCAAAAAAAGCTTTCCACTAATGCACACTGATTAATCAATCATCTGCCAGTTTATAAATAGCACCTGATACAGTTTAATATAACACACCCAAAgaagaaaagtaagaaaaatacaTGATTGAATGTTTTAGTGTTCATCTTGGAGGATGGGTtttcatgataccagaatttgaACTTGGATATGatgatagaaaaaaatcaaatgatatagATTCCTGTTTTATATCACAACAATAAAGGAGTACTAAACCCACAATTATTAGTAATGTATTGTCCCTCTCCTTCccttaatgttttcttttggttaaaaacataacttcagatgtttttttaaaagctttattaaGTTGGTTGATGTTACAGGAACAAAGTAGACTATGTTACATTGTACATAGTTCTGTAACGTTAAATAAAGAAACTCTTATTTAAAAACTACAGCATGTTTAAGTAAGTCAGCTTCATCAAGTCgtctaataataatatatataatataataataataatatatatataatataataataataataatacagctgAACCTCGATAGTAGTTCATCTATGTATCTGatactctttttgtaaagctaCATGAGGCTTTACGTCAAATAGACCACTTTATGGCTATAAGAAAGCAGTCATTTCGATGATATATTTACTAACTTAAGACGAAACTCAGTGTTAGCTTCAACCTACAGTTAGCATGTTGGCTAATGAGTCAGTTTGACGACATGTTTAGTGTTTAGACTATGAGCTAGAGTTTACTGACAGCGGGAGTTTGTAGTTCAAAATGAATAATGTAAAGCTGTTAAGTTATTCACAATTTGAGCTTTGGTCTTACCGAGTCGTTTTCAAGTAGCACCATATTTCTGACTTCAATTGAACTGTAGCGTTAGCTCCCTGGTCCCAAGCTAACTGCTGTAAAGCACACGTACTACAAGCCGGAGCCCCGCCCTGCGCCTACAGCCCGGAGAGAGACGGTTCATCACAGCGCCGCCTAGAGGCAGGGAGGagaactgaaaagaaaaaaactattgtcctggaccatagactgtaaatattatccttatattatttaatatttttatttaattgattaatgtattaatgtattaatgtatgaatttatgaatttacgaatttatgaatttatgaatgaatgaatgaattatttaatattattgtCCTGGACCCGACCTGCCCTGGCAAGGTAAGAACCCTCATACGCAGTATGTGtctatgtacgtgtgtgtgtgtgtgtgtgtgtgtgtgtgtgtgtgtgtatgtttgtatgtacgtgtgtacgtgtgtgtgtgtgtgtgtgtgtgtgtgtgtgtgtgtgtgtgtgtgtgtgtgtgtgctatgtATGCATGGGACCTTTTGCACTTTTCcccctcatttaaaaaaacatatatttatatatatagtaGATGTATTACGtctaattataattatttatacTTATTCaacaataattaaacatttattcaaaattcAATTCCTGGCTACAGGTCTgggacagatagatagatagatagatagatagatagatagatagatacatttAAATAGTTCCTGACTAAATTGTCTATCATCAACATGCATTCAGAAATATTTTGGTTCACTGCTCTTTGTACACTTTATTTGTGCTGCTATAAGTAACAGGAGCCATGCATGCTTTCACAATTTCTAAGCATCACAGCTTTACATGCAGTATGTACATCTCCTGACATAAGAACAAAATTAAAGTAATATATTCTTTTGGCACTTTATTACATCTTTCTATAAAGTTCCACTTTACTTTTGACACAATACATGATAGTTACTTTCATTGGCTTCTTTAAAGATagttaaataaaaatctaaatttaatTCTCATCAAACTCATCAAATAATAcatatcaaattaaatattttacattgtGCAGAAAGATGAATGAAATTAGTTTTAAACTCATCTATGtgactataaaaaaaactctaaaatgcttttttatttctttactgcTTACAAACGTCAGGAGCATTGCAAACTTTACACGCAGCTCAGTGTAAAATAAAGTGAGGCCTCATTGAACACTTACAAACAGTGTTCAAATATAAAAGAGCCAAAACATAAGGAAATGTCTCAGTCTGGTTTGGAAGGTTTCAGTTATATCACATTGTTTAAAGTAGCTGTGCAACTAATGAACAAAATTGTATTCACATTgttgtacttttacattttgtattgaGCAacctgcaacattttaaacaatgcACAAAGAGTGCTAACCATATCTAAAGTCaccaattttaacatttttgttcaaCTAAATGATTATTGAAGTTAATTAAGTAACATGTAAGTATgattttttcttgtttcctttCACAAACTGAATATATTTTAGAACAAGAGGCTGTGTTAAAACTTCCAGTGAAACTCGTTTTTGAtctaaaataacattttcagttGCTTTCACCTCCACTAtcactgtgcaaaaaaaaaaaaaaatcacatctattgTTTGAATAAGACCTTGATagtgaaataaatgaatgtgtaaCTTGTATAAAGGAGTTTTTGTTATCATGATAGTGCACAGTCTGGGTGGTGTTTCAAGTCAGCGAGGTGCACAGCAAACTCAGAGTTCCAGTCTCTGTCAAAGACGGCCCTGAGCTGGCTCTGCAGGGCCTTGGTCTTCCATACGGGGTgtggagcatgctgggaaatcACCAGACCCACTCCAGCTGTGGTCAGAAAGTAGTCCCCTGACCAGTTGGAGGTACCTGAGGAACAACACCACATCATGCAGTGGATTATTAACCAATCGACCGGCAGCAAAGTGCCTGCTCGACACATGAATGCACAATCATTTCTTTGAGTTTGAACTTAACAATGTAGAGAGTAATCTGTTGCTCACCGACATAGGCTACTTTATCAGTCACCATGTATTTATTGTGGTTAACTCGGGAATATGGGATATCAGACTGGTTTCCCACCGGTACGATGTAAACTTTCTGTTAAGAGAAATGCAAATTCAGTGGTGACAATAGAAGTTTGCACATAGAAGATAACATAGATTCTGTATAGTGTCTCACTATTTGGATGTTTATGTCATGTTGCGGGCTGTCCATTGAGGCTAGAGACTTAAGGAAGGGGAGCATGCTGGGATCAGAGTCTCTCCCACAGCTGACCAGCAACCGGATCTTAACCTTTCTCTCAAATGCAGCTGTCCTGATGGCATCATCGATGAAGGGCCAGTATCTGTGCATTAAAGTATACAAAGGGAAGAATTcaagaaaaagagacacataTTTCGGGGGaggggcggggagggggggggggggttcttatGTAGTTCATGTTCACCTCTGAGGCTTTTCGTAGCGTATGGAGGGAAAATATTCCATGACGGCTACATCAACAAAGCGTTGGGCATCCGAGATGATGGAGAGAATAGCCTCCAGGTCCTGAGTCCTCGATGGAGGACAGAATGATGGAGGTGAAGCCTGTGATGTGACATGAATAAACAACCCAAACATTAAATCCATAAAACCTGACATGCATGTGCTGGCAGTTAGAGTTTTTCCTGGCTTAACGCTGTGCAGGCACTTCTTTGTAAATAGACACAACAGAAGAACAGTAACAAGTAACAAGGAACTGAAACCTCAAGAACTCACTGCAAGGTAAACCAAGCTGGAGACGTTATCCGTTTTCACCACCAGGGGGTGCTCTTTGTTGATGACAGTGTCATACTCTGGAGGCCAGGGCTGGGGCAGGGAGCTGTTGGACTGTCCCATCACCCAGTAGGACTGGAAAATCTTATGAAGGTCCTTTGCTAGGCTGGAGCAGTTGTAGATGACCACTCCCAGTTCCTTCACCTAAAGACAAAACTTAACTGTGAAACTGCCAGGCAATATTTTTACACTTAAAATAAGCCATTACCTCTTAATATGATGCATTTTCCGGATTCATTCTTATCTTCTATTATTGTTTTCCTAGCCTTCTttgatgtggttttttttttgcctctggcTGAACGTATTTCTGTCTGCTCTATTATTGTCTGAGTGTTTTCCCTCATCGGTTTCACAATGAtttcaatgaatgaatgaatcttcCATAGTAGTACATTTTTGGTGTTACCTGTGTGAGAGCCCTCCAGTCCATGTTTGCGCTTCCAATAAACACATGTTTTCTGTCAACGATCCAAAACTTGCTGTGCATGACGCCCTGTGTAAGACGTCCAAAGTTCACACTCCTCACCTGAACACCTTCATGTAACACAAATGAAGTCTGGAGTTTAGGGAAGTTGACGCAAACAATACATCATAAATCAGAACATAGTGCAATAAGTGTAGAAAACACACTGAGTATTCATTTCTAACCTTTTTCTTTCAGTATCTTTAAATCTGTGGAGTTTGTTCGAACACTTGGAACACTGTACAGCAATCGCACAGAGACGTTTCTGGAGGGCAAATCTTCAAGATCTTTCAGGATCTGCCTTCCCTGCAGAGGACGGACAGAATTATAGACATTCTCAACAGATCAATCAAGAGGCTTTGCATGTGACTTTGGGTTTTTCGTTGACAACTCACAGGTTTGTCAGAAGAAGAGTTAACACTGATGTCATCCCCAGTCAGAGTCCAGTAGAAAGAGACCACATCCACTTGGTGTGTTGCCACCGAGATCAGATCTTTCCAGGCTTTTTCCAGAGGGATACCGAACGTAACATTGGCTTTATACTTCACATATCGAGGGATGCTCTCCACGAGGACCATGCTAAGAGATAAACAAAGACATCTGTTGACGGACGTCTTTGGAATATTCAGAAAATGATCATTCATGAAACCATTAGGGGAATCATTAAGTCTTAAGATGCAGATACTGGAGGTTTTGAGATCCTCCTCTTGAATAGTTTGCTAAAAACTTCCCCACATCCCTCAAGCTGTAAATAATACAGACAAAATGTTGTCACCAAAACAATCTCAGGAAACATTTTAGTTTTCCTttttacaaaatatatttaacttgaataaaatgtttttaatcacagaaTTTGTGTGATATATATCTTCTGCATCTGAAACACatttgtgtaaaaaacaaaatgtgcaagattactcagtgtttttgtttgctatGACAACAGCTCGTTATCTATTGTGCCCATGTACCTGCACTGGTCTGTGGAAAAATTGCCCCAACCATCCTCCTCAGGAAGTGTATCATGATCTTTAGACGTTGATGGTCTCTCCAGCACAACGATGGCGAGCACAATCCCCAAGGCC contains these protein-coding regions:
- the LOC132993660 gene encoding 5'-3' exonuclease PLD4, with protein sequence MNSAYRRLDDSNDSNKRRSTSCVTLVVVLGCLTALGIVLAIVVLERPSTSKDHDTLPEEDGWGNFSTDQCSMVLVESIPRYVKYKANVTFGIPLEKAWKDLISVATHQVDVVSFYWTLTGDDISVNSSSDKPGRQILKDLEDLPSRNVSVRLLYSVPSVRTNSTDLKILKEKGVQVRSVNFGRLTQGVMHSKFWIVDRKHVFIGSANMDWRALTQVKELGVVIYNCSSLAKDLHKIFQSYWVMGQSNSSLPQPWPPEYDTVINKEHPLVVKTDNVSSLVYLAASPPSFCPPSRTQDLEAILSIISDAQRFVDVAVMEYFPSIRYEKPQRYWPFIDDAIRTAAFERKVKIRLLVSCGRDSDPSMLPFLKSLASMDSPQHDINIQIKVYIVPVGNQSDIPYSRVNHNKYMVTDKVAYVGTSNWSGDYFLTTAGVGLVISQHAPHPVWKTKALQSQLRAVFDRDWNSEFAVHLADLKHHPDCALS